A genomic stretch from Dyella sp. M7H15-1 includes:
- a CDS encoding CstA-like transporter-associated (seleno)protein, whose amino-acid sequence MKTALSAWWHRLVQAARLSCGVPDYDVYVAHLRTYHPERRIPTYAEFFRERQSARYKGTGGRCC is encoded by the coding sequence ATGAAGACAGCACTTTCGGCTTGGTGGCATCGTCTGGTGCAAGCCGCGCGGCTGAGTTGTGGCGTTCCGGACTATGACGTCTATGTGGCCCACCTTCGCACGTATCACCCCGAACGCCGGATTCCAACCTACGCCGAATTCTTTCGGGAACGGCAGTCGGCCCGCTACAAAGGTACCGGCGGGCGCTGTTGCTGA
- the def gene encoding peptide deformylase — MIHEILKMGDPRLLRVAPPVPDAMIGSAELDALIADMFDTMHDAGGVGLAAPQIGVDLQLVIFGFDSSERYPDAPPIPQTVLLNPVITPLSQDMEEGWEGCLSVPGLRGAVNRYSLIRYEGVDPKGERIDRRAEGFHARVVQHECDHLIGRLYPSRMTDFTKFGFTEVLFPDMDPMADE, encoded by the coding sequence ATGATTCACGAGATTTTGAAGATGGGCGATCCGCGTTTGCTACGCGTTGCACCGCCCGTGCCCGATGCGATGATCGGCAGTGCCGAACTCGACGCGCTGATTGCCGACATGTTCGACACCATGCACGACGCCGGTGGTGTCGGTCTCGCCGCGCCGCAGATCGGCGTGGATCTGCAACTGGTGATCTTCGGCTTCGATAGCTCCGAGCGCTATCCCGACGCACCGCCGATACCGCAAACCGTTCTTCTCAATCCGGTCATTACGCCACTGTCACAGGACATGGAGGAGGGCTGGGAAGGTTGCTTGTCCGTTCCTGGGCTACGCGGCGCCGTGAATCGTTATTCGTTGATCCGCTACGAAGGCGTCGATCCCAAGGGCGAGCGTATCGATCGTCGCGCCGAGGGTTTTCATGCGCGCGTCGTGCAGCATGAATGCGATCACCTGATTGGGCGCTTGTATCCGTCGCGCATGACTGACTTCACCAAGTTCGGTTTTACCGAAGTGCTGTTTCCCGACATGGATCCCATGGCTGACGAATGA
- a CDS encoding carbon starvation CstA family protein encodes MGSIATKPAGVAGKVVWAIIALVGAACLGVIALRRDEPINAIWLVAAAIAVFLIGYRFYGRFIELRVLQMDPGRAPPSMLRNDGLDYVPTDKWVVFGHHFAAIAGAGPLVGPVLAAQMGYLPGTLWILFGVVLGGAVQDFMVLGLSVRRDARSLGHMLREELGPFAGVVAMFGLLALMMIVLAVLALVVVKALTHSPWGTFSVACTIPIALLMGIYLRWLRPGRILEVSLIGLVLLASIAYGAHVAATPSLAALFDFDAKSLAWLLIGYGFFASVLPVWLLLAPRDYLSTFLKIGTIVLLAMAILFAAPDLRMPAVSRFIDGTGPVFQGQLFPFLFITIACGAVSGWHSIIASGTTPKLLSNEGEARMVGYGGMLMEAFVAIMALIAAASLHPGVYFAMNSPSALIGNTVEHAAATISQWGFAVTPNDLSRTAHDIGETSILSRTGGAPTLAVGMAQLLHSILPGERMMAFWYHYAILFEALFILTTVDAGTRVGRFMIQEIAGLVHKPLKSTESWIGNVLATSICVGLWGYFLYQGAVDPLGGINTLWPLFGIANQMLAAIALMLATVVTVKLKRERYVWVPGIPALWLVICTLTAGWEKLSGPISFTHASQVYTQAMQAGTLMGPAKNLAEMQRIITNNSVDATLTAVFMLLVLTMCGFSLYAIMQAWRSHLPTAHEAPRVALASVVGQRS; translated from the coding sequence ATGGGAAGCATCGCAACAAAGCCGGCCGGTGTGGCAGGCAAGGTCGTCTGGGCGATCATCGCCCTCGTCGGCGCCGCCTGCCTGGGAGTGATCGCGCTGCGCCGCGACGAACCGATCAATGCCATCTGGCTGGTGGCGGCAGCGATTGCCGTGTTCCTGATCGGTTACCGCTTCTACGGCCGGTTTATCGAGCTGCGGGTGTTGCAGATGGACCCTGGCCGCGCGCCTCCCTCGATGTTGCGCAATGACGGACTGGACTACGTGCCGACCGACAAGTGGGTGGTGTTCGGCCACCATTTCGCCGCGATCGCCGGGGCCGGACCGCTGGTGGGGCCGGTGCTGGCAGCACAGATGGGCTATCTGCCGGGTACATTGTGGATCCTGTTCGGCGTGGTGCTGGGCGGCGCCGTGCAGGATTTCATGGTGCTGGGCTTGTCGGTCCGGCGTGATGCCCGCTCGCTGGGGCATATGCTGCGCGAGGAGCTGGGGCCGTTTGCCGGCGTGGTCGCCATGTTCGGCCTGCTAGCCCTGATGATGATCGTACTGGCGGTGCTGGCACTGGTGGTGGTGAAAGCACTGACACACAGTCCGTGGGGCACGTTCTCGGTGGCGTGCACGATCCCGATCGCGCTGCTGATGGGTATCTACCTGCGTTGGCTGCGGCCTGGACGCATTCTGGAAGTGTCGCTAATCGGCCTGGTGCTGCTGGCGTCCATTGCCTATGGTGCACACGTCGCGGCCACGCCAAGCCTCGCTGCCCTGTTCGACTTCGATGCGAAATCGCTAGCCTGGTTGCTGATCGGTTATGGTTTCTTTGCTTCGGTGCTGCCGGTGTGGCTGCTGCTCGCGCCGCGCGATTACCTGTCCACCTTCCTGAAAATCGGCACGATCGTGCTGCTGGCGATGGCGATCCTGTTTGCAGCGCCGGATCTGCGGATGCCCGCCGTATCGCGCTTTATCGACGGTACCGGCCCGGTGTTCCAGGGGCAGTTGTTCCCCTTCCTGTTCATTACCATCGCCTGTGGCGCGGTATCGGGCTGGCATTCGATCATTGCTTCGGGCACCACGCCCAAGCTCCTCTCCAACGAGGGCGAAGCGCGCATGGTTGGCTACGGCGGCATGCTGATGGAAGCCTTCGTCGCGATCATGGCGCTGATTGCCGCCGCTTCGCTGCATCCTGGGGTGTACTTCGCGATGAACTCGCCCTCCGCGCTCATCGGCAATACGGTGGAGCACGCCGCAGCTACCATCAGCCAGTGGGGTTTTGCTGTGACGCCGAATGACCTGTCACGTACCGCGCACGACATCGGGGAAACAAGCATCCTGAGCCGCACCGGCGGTGCGCCGACACTGGCCGTGGGCATGGCGCAATTGCTGCACAGCATTCTTCCGGGCGAACGGATGATGGCGTTCTGGTATCACTATGCCATTCTGTTCGAAGCGCTGTTTATCCTGACCACGGTGGATGCCGGCACGCGCGTGGGCCGCTTCATGATCCAGGAGATTGCGGGACTGGTGCACAAGCCGCTGAAAAGCACGGAGTCTTGGATCGGCAACGTGCTAGCCACGTCGATCTGCGTTGGCCTGTGGGGTTATTTCCTTTACCAGGGCGCTGTCGATCCGCTGGGCGGCATCAATACCTTGTGGCCGTTGTTCGGCATCGCCAACCAGATGCTCGCGGCGATCGCCCTGATGCTGGCGACCGTGGTGACAGTCAAGCTAAAGCGCGAACGCTATGTATGGGTGCCCGGTATTCCCGCGTTGTGGCTGGTGATTTGCACGCTTACCGCCGGCTGGGAAAAATTGTCGGGCCCGATCAGCTTTACCCATGCTTCGCAGGTCTACACCCAAGCCATGCAGGCAGGCACGCTGATGGGGCCGGCCAAGAATCTGGCGGAGATGCAACGCATCATCACCAACAACAGCGTGGATGCCACGCTCACCGCGGTATTCATGCTGCTGGTGTTGACGATGTGTGGCTTCAGCCTCTACGCCATCATGCAAGCCTGGCGCAGCCACCTACCCACGGCCCATGAAGCACCGCGCGTGGCGTTGGCGTCCGTGGTAGGACAAAGATCATGA
- a CDS encoding glycosyltransferase family 2 protein, producing MPALDTTPVILSVIVVSADSGPSLRDCVNSVFACTTPLELLLIDNASSDGIPQAIARARENDSRLKVIYNRANLGFGPAINRAAAQARGQVFLILNPDCLLEQAALQRLLDVANTEQKAGLVGAVVCDARGVPDPASYRRDPIMQRALATMFKRNAEGVNVTGQMPDHLVEAEAVSGAVMLMPRRVFEWLNGFDEQYFLHCEDLDFCRRVRDAGWRVLLAGDVRVLHGKGGSSRHRPVFVSYYKHRGMWRWFRKFDPAAHKPHLATMVWLGIWAHFLLKIPGQWRGLMTR from the coding sequence ATGCCAGCCCTCGATACCACACCGGTCATCCTCAGTGTCATCGTCGTGTCCGCCGACAGCGGTCCAAGTCTGCGTGACTGCGTCAACAGTGTGTTCGCCTGCACCACGCCGCTCGAATTGCTACTGATCGATAACGCATCCTCTGACGGTATTCCGCAGGCGATTGCACGTGCGCGTGAAAACGATTCACGCCTGAAGGTGATCTACAATCGCGCCAACCTGGGCTTTGGGCCGGCCATCAATCGCGCGGCGGCGCAGGCACGTGGACAGGTTTTCCTGATCCTCAATCCCGATTGCCTGCTGGAGCAAGCTGCCTTGCAGCGCCTGCTCGACGTGGCGAACACTGAACAAAAGGCCGGTCTGGTCGGTGCCGTGGTATGCGACGCGCGGGGCGTGCCGGATCCGGCCTCCTATCGGCGCGACCCCATCATGCAGCGTGCCTTGGCAACGATGTTCAAGCGTAACGCCGAGGGCGTGAACGTCACAGGCCAAATGCCCGATCACCTGGTGGAAGCCGAGGCCGTGTCGGGCGCGGTGATGTTGATGCCACGCCGTGTCTTCGAATGGTTGAACGGATTCGACGAACAATACTTCCTGCATTGCGAAGACCTCGATTTTTGCCGCCGCGTGCGTGATGCCGGCTGGCGCGTGCTGTTGGCCGGCGATGTGCGCGTGTTGCACGGCAAAGGTGGATCGAGCCGGCATCGTCCGGTGTTTGTCAGCTATTACAAGCATCGCGGCATGTGGCGTTGGTTTCGCAAGTTCGATCCGGCAGCACACAAACCACATCTTGCAACCATGGTCTGGTTGGGAATATGGGCGCACTTTCTGCTCAAGATTCCCGGCCAGTGGCGCGGGCTGATGACACGATGA
- a CDS encoding DUF2127 domain-containing protein encodes MSPGNHRITQPTSEIEASHSLGLRVIAIYKAVKTVCLIIVAIVAFGLHQEKNFDHLVHALEHLSLTDSNGLRWQLVQRLEEMGPGKFVAIGIVALAYAAIFATEGTGLWLRKHWAEWFTVIATGSLIPFEIYEMFHKFNLLKLAALLANVAIVIYLVRLAMQPHARS; translated from the coding sequence ATGTCCCCAGGCAACCACCGCATCACCCAACCCACCTCCGAAATCGAAGCCAGCCATAGCCTTGGCTTGCGCGTGATCGCGATCTACAAGGCGGTCAAGACCGTCTGCTTGATCATCGTGGCCATCGTGGCGTTTGGCCTGCATCAGGAAAAGAATTTCGATCATCTGGTGCATGCGCTGGAACATCTGTCGCTGACCGACAGCAACGGCTTGCGCTGGCAACTGGTGCAACGGCTGGAAGAGATGGGGCCTGGCAAGTTCGTCGCCATCGGTATCGTGGCGTTGGCATATGCCGCCATCTTCGCCACCGAAGGCACGGGCTTGTGGTTGCGCAAGCATTGGGCGGAATGGTTCACCGTGATCGCCACCGGCTCGCTGATTCCGTTTGAAATCTACGAAATGTTCCACAAGTTCAACCTGCTGAAACTGGCTGCGTTGCTCGCCAATGTGGCGATTGTGATTTATCTGGTTCGGCTTGCGATGCAACCGCATGCGCGTTCTTAA
- a CDS encoding cytochrome P450 has protein sequence MGLDRLRPATNTHTIGRALVVDTNGIHFDPQHPEVREDPYPFLHQIREHSPIFRNAIDQWWVTRHADVSTGLRNRLLSVDPRQLDYSRDISSGSAKPSALSSWFRHQANSPLAHLYNHFLLFLDAPRHTLLRKVFSPLFSQDIIQHLTHYIDERVTTLVADMRKQPAPDLMRGLALPLPVNVISRIYGVPQEDEPFVTQWARDLGMGLDMGMSHQAVKKAEQSADDFTRYLREHVARLHDPRTSSQRTSLLNVDDVIRQGVTPDELIAHIALSYFAGFETTTNTIGNGTLALLRNPDQFAGLRADPALAENAVDELLRYDCPVLYAVRFALEDTEIAGQEIARGSSLIFALAAANRDPAAFPDPDRLNISRTSAKHHVAFSHGAHYCLGAALACLELQRVFLALTRENFALVPGGLAWRNSLSFRGLDQFRIAWPSNPTT, from the coding sequence GTGGGCCTCGATCGCCTGCGTCCCGCAACGAACACGCATACGATCGGTCGTGCGCTGGTGGTGGATACCAACGGCATCCATTTTGACCCGCAACATCCGGAAGTTCGCGAAGATCCTTACCCTTTCCTCCATCAGATTCGCGAACACTCGCCGATCTTCCGCAACGCCATCGACCAATGGTGGGTAACCCGTCATGCTGATGTTTCCACCGGCCTTCGCAACCGGCTGCTTTCCGTAGATCCCAGGCAGCTTGACTACAGCCGCGACATCAGTAGTGGGAGCGCGAAGCCCTCCGCACTGAGCAGTTGGTTTCGGCACCAGGCCAATTCGCCGCTGGCACATCTGTACAACCATTTTCTGCTGTTCCTCGATGCACCCCGGCACACCTTACTGCGCAAAGTTTTTTCCCCGCTGTTTTCCCAGGATATCATCCAGCATCTGACGCACTACATCGACGAACGTGTCACCACGTTGGTGGCGGATATGCGCAAGCAGCCAGCACCCGATCTTATGCGAGGCCTAGCACTGCCATTGCCGGTAAACGTGATCTCCAGGATTTATGGCGTGCCGCAGGAAGATGAACCTTTTGTGACCCAATGGGCCCGTGACCTGGGCATGGGACTGGATATGGGCATGTCTCATCAAGCCGTCAAGAAAGCCGAACAAAGTGCAGATGACTTCACACGTTACCTGCGCGAACACGTGGCGCGCCTCCACGACCCACGAACATCATCGCAACGTACCTCGCTGCTGAATGTCGATGACGTGATCCGTCAAGGCGTTACGCCGGACGAACTGATTGCACATATCGCCCTGTCCTACTTTGCCGGGTTCGAAACCACCACCAATACCATAGGCAATGGAACGCTGGCACTGTTGCGCAACCCGGATCAGTTTGCCGGCTTGAGAGCTGATCCAGCGCTTGCCGAAAACGCGGTGGATGAGCTACTTCGCTACGACTGCCCGGTGCTTTATGCCGTGCGTTTCGCGCTTGAAGATACCGAGATCGCGGGACAGGAAATTGCACGCGGAAGCTCCCTCATCTTCGCTCTCGCCGCCGCCAATCGCGATCCGGCGGCCTTTCCGGACCCGGATCGCCTGAACATCTCGCGTACTTCCGCCAAGCATCATGTGGCGTTTTCGCATGGAGCCCATTATTGCCTGGGCGCTGCGCTGGCATGCCTGGAACTGCAGCGCGTATTCCTAGCCCTGACGAGAGAAAACTTCGCGCTGGTTCCGGGAGGGCTTGCGTGGAGAAACTCTCTCAGCTTCCGCGGACTCGATCAGTTTCGGATTGCCTGGCCATCAAACCCGACGACGTAG
- a CDS encoding DMT family transporter codes for MSVASRISVLATIGLLAMTAVWGSTFVLIKDVVDRMPVADFLAVRFILAAIAMFVLFHRHVARLERRQLWRGVLLGVIYGCGQLLQTWGLALISPSVSGFVTGMYVVFTPILAAVLLRQRTPLAVWLAVGLATLGLALLSLNDFSVDKGVWLTLLSALLYGLHIVALGSWSRADEAFGFSAVQMLAIALICLLATAGHGGPMLPPDPRAWLATLYMALVAGAGAMLMQTWAQAHLPATRAAIVMTTEPVFAAGFAVALGADALTWRMLVGGGLVLGAMYLVELVPRRGDKENLPAEAIHHEV; via the coding sequence ATGAGTGTCGCCTCGCGCATCAGTGTGCTGGCGACCATCGGTCTGCTGGCCATGACGGCGGTGTGGGGCTCCACTTTTGTCCTGATCAAGGACGTGGTGGATCGCATGCCCGTTGCGGATTTTCTGGCTGTGCGCTTCATTCTTGCGGCCATCGCGATGTTTGTGCTTTTTCATCGCCACGTGGCGCGTCTAGAACGCAGGCAGTTATGGCGCGGTGTGCTGCTGGGTGTGATCTATGGTTGCGGACAATTACTGCAGACATGGGGACTGGCGCTGATCTCGCCCAGCGTCAGCGGTTTCGTCACCGGCATGTACGTGGTGTTTACGCCGATCCTCGCCGCCGTGCTGTTGCGACAGCGGACACCGCTTGCTGTGTGGTTGGCTGTTGGCCTGGCAACCTTGGGGCTGGCATTGTTGTCGTTGAATGATTTTTCCGTAGATAAGGGCGTGTGGCTGACCCTGCTTTCGGCGCTGCTGTACGGTTTGCATATCGTTGCGCTGGGCTCCTGGTCGCGGGCTGATGAAGCCTTCGGTTTTTCAGCCGTCCAAATGCTGGCGATTGCCCTGATATGCCTGCTGGCCACGGCTGGTCACGGCGGCCCGATGTTGCCGCCCGACCCTCGTGCGTGGCTTGCCACGCTCTACATGGCGCTGGTGGCGGGTGCCGGCGCGATGCTGATGCAAACCTGGGCACAAGCGCACCTTCCCGCTACGCGCGCCGCGATAGTGATGACCACCGAGCCTGTTTTCGCGGCAGGTTTTGCCGTTGCGCTGGGCGCGGATGCATTGACCTGGCGCATGTTGGTGGGTGGTGGGCTGGTGCTGGGGGCGATGTATCTGGTCGAACTCGTGCCGCGCCGTGGGGATAAAGAGAATCTGCCTGCCGAAGCCATCCATCACGAGGTGTGA
- the purL gene encoding phosphoribosylformylglycinamidine synthase — MISLDGQSALSPFRLERLNARLDALHRGAKAQACWFVYFIDAAVVPEGKQRARLLEALEAKDAQPQPASLWVVPRLGTISPWSSKATDILHGAGFDVRRVERGTAWQVSGLPASGDAAYNDVLGVLHDAMTQSVLTGLDQAQGLFLAGQPEPLVHIALGSDPRAALTKANAELGLALADDEIEYLAARYAELGRDPTDAELFMFAQANSEHCRHKVFNASWTLDGQAQDKSLFAMIKNTHQCSPAHTLSAYKDNAAVIEGNAGKRFVSGTDGVWCASKERIDYAIKVETHNHPTAIAPWPGAATGAGGEIRDEGATGRGAKPKAGLTGFSVSDLRIPGFPRPWEVERPLPPRMASAFEIMRDGPLGAAAFNNEFGRPCLGGYFRTYEHETGEAGVRRGYDKPIMIAGGLANIRRQHVHKHQVQPGHAVIVLGGPAMLIGLGGGAASSVASGASRAELDFASVQRDNAEMERRCQQVIDACWSRGDENPIVSLHDVGAGGISNAIPELLNDAGVGGDIDLSKVPCDDPSLSPMQVWSNESQERYVLAIATTDLPEFEAYCKRERCPYAVVGTATQERVLHVADPRRHLTVIDLPMDVLFGKPPRMHRDAKHIKPRVDLVADLNGIAMDEALLRVLRLPTVGSKSFLITIGDRTVGGLCARDPMVGPWQVPVADCAVTLLDFEGYQGEAMAMAERAPVALLNSAGAARLVVGEAITNLAAAPIDDLGEVRLSANWMAAVNHPGEDAALFDAVKAVGMELCPELDISIPVGKDSLSMQTVWTDGDTPQRTVAPVSLVITGFARVSDVRRTLTPQLRLDRGDSDLWLVDLGAGRARLGGSCLMQVFNRGGGVPPDLDDPKRLKALFDLVQEANRSGLLLAYHDRSDGGVIVTLLEMAFAAHCGLEINLDGWAEATLRALFSEELGAVLQVATANREAFEALLVKYGLAGMSNRIGHPKEKLGIKLFLNGETLFKWNWTQLFKAWNETSHAMQRLRDNPVSADAEMAWRIDDADAGVSPKLSFDPAHDIAAPYVNASARPRVAILREQGVNGQVEMAAAFTRAGFEAVDVHMSDLASGRIKLGDFRGFSACGGFSYGDVLGAGRGWAASILYNDMLRAKFTAFFADPGKFVLGVCNGCQMLSQLKDIIPGAQHWPTFLRNASEQYEARLATVEVLDSPSLFFKGMSGSRIPVVVAHGEGRAHFSPSCSPAKSGSAVRFVDNRGKLTENYPLNPNGSPGGLAGFTAAGGRVTILMPHPERVFRTAQMSWHPDHWGEDSPWMRMFRNARVWCG, encoded by the coding sequence ATGATCTCACTCGACGGGCAGAGCGCCCTCTCGCCTTTCCGCCTGGAACGTCTCAACGCCCGCCTGGATGCCTTGCATCGTGGTGCCAAGGCACAGGCGTGCTGGTTTGTCTACTTCATCGATGCCGCTGTCGTGCCCGAAGGCAAGCAGCGCGCCCGTCTGCTCGAAGCCCTGGAAGCCAAAGACGCCCAGCCCCAGCCCGCTTCGCTGTGGGTCGTGCCGCGCCTGGGCACGATCTCGCCCTGGTCCAGCAAGGCCACCGACATCTTGCATGGCGCCGGTTTCGATGTGCGTCGCGTGGAGCGCGGCACCGCCTGGCAGGTAAGCGGGCTGCCGGCCTCGGGTGATGCGGCCTACAACGATGTGCTCGGCGTACTGCACGACGCGATGACGCAATCGGTGCTCACCGGCCTCGATCAGGCACAGGGCTTGTTCCTGGCCGGTCAGCCGGAGCCGCTGGTGCACATCGCGTTGGGTAGCGACCCGCGCGCCGCCCTCACCAAGGCGAATGCCGAACTGGGCCTGGCACTGGCGGACGACGAGATCGAATACCTCGCCGCACGTTATGCAGAATTAGGACGCGATCCCACCGATGCCGAACTCTTCATGTTCGCGCAGGCCAACTCCGAGCATTGTCGTCACAAGGTGTTCAACGCGAGCTGGACACTCGATGGCCAAGCGCAGGACAAGAGCCTGTTCGCCATGATCAAGAACACGCATCAGTGCTCGCCAGCGCATACGCTATCCGCCTACAAGGACAACGCGGCGGTGATCGAGGGCAACGCCGGCAAGCGTTTCGTCAGTGGTACCGATGGCGTGTGGTGTGCGAGCAAAGAGCGCATCGACTACGCGATCAAGGTGGAAACGCACAACCATCCCACGGCGATTGCGCCGTGGCCAGGCGCCGCTACCGGGGCTGGTGGTGAAATCCGCGATGAAGGGGCAACGGGTCGTGGCGCCAAGCCTAAGGCGGGTCTCACCGGTTTCTCGGTGTCAGACCTGCGCATTCCAGGATTTCCGCGCCCCTGGGAAGTGGAGCGTCCGTTGCCGCCGCGCATGGCAAGTGCCTTTGAAATCATGCGCGACGGTCCGCTCGGCGCCGCAGCGTTCAATAACGAATTCGGCCGTCCATGCCTGGGTGGTTATTTTCGTACCTATGAACACGAAACCGGCGAAGCCGGCGTGCGTCGCGGTTACGACAAGCCGATCATGATCGCCGGTGGCCTGGCCAATATTCGCCGTCAGCATGTGCACAAGCACCAAGTGCAACCCGGTCATGCGGTGATCGTGCTGGGTGGTCCGGCGATGTTGATCGGCCTGGGTGGTGGTGCGGCTTCTTCGGTCGCTTCCGGGGCATCCCGCGCCGAACTCGACTTTGCTTCCGTGCAGCGTGACAACGCCGAAATGGAACGTCGTTGTCAACAGGTCATCGATGCCTGCTGGTCGCGCGGCGACGAGAATCCCATCGTGAGCCTCCACGACGTGGGCGCAGGCGGTATATCCAACGCGATCCCCGAGTTGCTCAACGATGCCGGCGTGGGTGGCGACATCGACTTGTCGAAAGTACCTTGTGATGATCCCTCGCTGTCACCGATGCAGGTGTGGAGCAACGAATCGCAAGAGCGCTACGTGCTGGCGATCGCCACCACGGACCTGCCGGAATTCGAAGCGTACTGTAAACGCGAGCGCTGCCCTTACGCCGTCGTAGGTACGGCGACACAGGAACGCGTGTTGCACGTAGCCGATCCGCGCCGCCATCTCACCGTGATCGACCTGCCGATGGACGTGCTGTTCGGCAAACCACCGCGCATGCATCGTGATGCCAAGCACATCAAGCCGCGCGTCGATCTGGTGGCGGATCTCAATGGCATCGCGATGGACGAAGCATTGCTGCGCGTGTTGCGTCTGCCGACCGTGGGCAGCAAGAGCTTCCTCATCACCATCGGCGACCGTACCGTTGGCGGCCTTTGCGCACGCGACCCGATGGTCGGTCCGTGGCAGGTGCCGGTAGCTGATTGCGCAGTCACCTTGCTTGATTTCGAAGGCTACCAAGGCGAAGCGATGGCGATGGCCGAACGCGCGCCGGTGGCCTTGCTCAACAGTGCCGGTGCTGCGCGTCTCGTGGTCGGCGAAGCCATCACCAATCTCGCCGCCGCGCCGATCGATGATCTGGGCGAAGTGCGCCTGTCCGCCAACTGGATGGCCGCAGTCAATCATCCGGGCGAAGACGCTGCATTGTTTGATGCGGTGAAAGCCGTGGGCATGGAACTGTGCCCTGAGCTGGATATCTCCATTCCGGTGGGCAAGGATTCGTTGTCCATGCAAACCGTGTGGACGGATGGTGATACGCCGCAGCGCACGGTTGCGCCGGTATCGTTGGTCATCACCGGTTTTGCGCGTGTCAGCGACGTACGCCGCACCCTTACGCCGCAATTGCGGCTTGATCGTGGCGATTCTGATCTGTGGTTGGTGGATCTGGGTGCCGGCCGTGCACGCCTGGGCGGCTCGTGCCTTATGCAGGTTTTCAACCGCGGGGGCGGCGTGCCGCCGGATCTGGATGACCCCAAGCGTCTGAAGGCGCTGTTCGATCTGGTGCAGGAGGCGAACCGCAGCGGCTTGCTGCTGGCGTACCACGATCGTTCCGACGGCGGCGTTATCGTCACCCTGCTGGAAATGGCCTTTGCCGCTCACTGTGGCCTGGAGATCAACCTGGATGGTTGGGCGGAGGCAACGTTGCGCGCATTGTTCAGCGAAGAGCTGGGTGCGGTGCTGCAAGTCGCCACCGCCAATCGCGAAGCCTTCGAAGCCTTGCTGGTGAAGTATGGCTTGGCGGGCATGAGCAACCGTATCGGCCATCCGAAGGAGAAGCTTGGCATTAAGCTGTTCCTCAATGGCGAGACGCTGTTCAAGTGGAATTGGACGCAACTCTTCAAAGCGTGGAATGAAACTAGCCACGCTATGCAGCGCCTGCGTGACAATCCGGTCAGCGCCGATGCGGAAATGGCGTGGCGCATTGACGATGCCGACGCGGGCGTCAGCCCCAAGCTCAGCTTCGATCCGGCGCATGACATTGCGGCGCCGTATGTGAATGCGTCCGCACGCCCGCGTGTGGCGATCCTGCGTGAGCAGGGTGTGAATGGCCAGGTCGAAATGGCGGCAGCGTTTACCCGCGCCGGTTTCGAAGCGGTGGATGTACACATGTCCGATCTCGCCAGCGGCCGCATCAAGCTCGGCGATTTCCGTGGCTTCTCCGCGTGCGGCGGGTTCTCTTACGGTGACGTGCTTGGTGCCGGTCGCGGCTGGGCCGCGTCGATCCTTTACAACGACATGTTGCGTGCCAAGTTCACCGCGTTCTTTGCCGACCCCGGCAAGTTTGTCCTCGGTGTATGCAACGGCTGCCAGATGTTGAGCCAGCTCAAGGACATCATCCCCGGCGCACAGCACTGGCCGACGTTTCTGCGCAATGCATCCGAGCAATATGAAGCACGCCTGGCTACGGTGGAAGTGCTCGACTCACCAAGCCTTTTTTTCAAGGGCATGAGCGGTTCGCGCATTCCGGTGGTCGTGGCGCATGGCGAGGGGCGTGCGCATTTTTCGCCGTCGTGCAGCCCGGCCAAGTCGGGCAGTGCGGTGCGCTTCGTCGACAACCGTGGCAAGCTGACGGAAAACTATCCGCTCAACCCGAACGGCTCGCCGGGTGGCCTCGCCGGCTTCACGGCTGCGGGTGGCCGTGTAACGATCCTGATGCCACATCCGGAGCGCGTGTTCCGCACGGCGCAGATGAGCTGGCATCCGGATCATTGGGGCGAGGATTCGCCGTGGATGCGCATGTTCCGCAACGCAAGGGTGTGGTGCGGCTAG